The following proteins are co-located in the Apium graveolens cultivar Ventura chromosome 5, ASM990537v1, whole genome shotgun sequence genome:
- the LOC141660298 gene encoding uncharacterized protein LOC141660298 produces MDKPWIFKDRDTLEYEIGVEQFLIFAEENSRDPKRIPCPCKRCVNFKKFSVKIIRGHLYDNGFSLGYLDWIWHTEGCGTRSSVNSTCNGPPPAHTPAPAPASETVNICDAAYNSGEYDNESYQFRRFVADAEQPLFEGSECTKLELMLKLHNWKARFGISDSAFTDLLTSVGSLLPKDNVLPPNAYEAKKTLSDLGLEYEKIHSCPNNCILYQGAHADASECPKCRLSRWKLGKDGKIKMNVPAKVMWYFPIIPRFKRMYKSPSTSELMTWHAKQEIQDGKMRHPADSPSWRNIDYRWPAFGSEARNIRLALSADVLISGPHEPGNDVDVYLQPLIDDLKKLWEGVPNVYDAYTKSYFTLKGILIWTINDFPAYGNLSGCVNKGYLCCPICGDDIIAKYLSHSRKMCYQGHRRYQPINHPYRK; encoded by the exons ATGGACAAGCCGTGGATTTTCAAAGATAGGGATACACTCGAATATGAAATTGGGGTGGAACAGTTTTTGATTTTTGCTGAGGAAAATTCTCGTGATCCTAAAAGAATTCCCTGCCCTTGTAAACGATGTGTTAACTTTAAAAAATTCTCCGTAAAGATTATCAGGGGTCATTTGTATGACAATGGTTTTAGTTTAGGGTATTTGGATTGGATTTGGCATACAGAAGGGTGTGGGACTAGGTCATCGGTCAATAGTACTTGCAACGGTCCACCCCCTGCACATACACCTGCCCCTGCCCCTGCATCGGAAACCGTCAATATTTGTGATGCTGCATATAATTCGGGTGAGTATGACAACGAATCATATCAGTTTAGAAGGTTTGTGGCGGATGCTGAACAGCCTTTGTTTGAGGGTAGTGAATGTACGAAGTTAGAGTTGATGCTAAAATTGCATAATTGGAAAGCAAGGTTTGGAATTAGTGATAGTGCTTTCACAGATTTACTCACTTCCGTTGGCTCTCTCCTTCCTAAGGATAATGTGCTGCCACCTAATGCTTATGAAGCCAAAAAAACCCTGTCTGACTTAGGCCTAGAATATGAAAAAATTCACTCATGTCCAAATAACTGCATCCTATATCAGGGTGCACATGCTGATGCTTCCGAGTGTCCTAAGTGTCGTCTATCTAGGTGGAAGTTGGGAAAGGATGGTAAAATAAAGATGAATGTTCCTGCAAAAGTAATGTGGTATTTTCCAATTATTCCGAGATTTAAACGTATGTATAAATCTCCTTCTACTTCTGAACTGATGACATGGCATGCAAAGCAGGAAATACAAGATGGAAAGATGCGGCATCCAGCCGACTCTCCTTCTTGGAGAAATATAGATTATAGGTGGCCTGCATTCGGCAGTGAGGCAAGAAATATTCGTTTGGCTTTGTCGGCAGATG TTTTGATTTCCGGTCCCCATGAACCTGGTAATGATGTTGACGTCTATTTACAACCGCTTATTGATGATTTAAAGAAGTTATGGGAGGGTGTACCGAATGTGTATGATGCCTATACTAAATCATATTTCACTTTAAAAGGAATTTTAATATGGACAATAAATGACTTTCCTGCATATGGAAATCTATCCGGTTGCGTCAATAAAGGTTATTTGTGTTGTCCAATATGTGGTGATGATATCATTGCTAAGTATTTAAGCCATAGTAGGAAGATGTGTTACCAAGGCCATCGGCGTTATCAGCCTATAAATCATCCATATAGGAAGTAA